Within Styela clava chromosome 8, kaStyClav1.hap1.2, whole genome shotgun sequence, the genomic segment ATTATCACGTCGTTCAGCAAACACGAATAAATAACAGGTTCAATTGTAGTTTTACTTCAAGCGAAAATAATTATGGTAATATAATAGAAACAACAAGAATAAAATTGTACAGTTGGTTATTAATAATCAGATCTTCCACTGAGAAAGGATAAACAACAGTTCAGTGCCAGTCGAATCACATCATATTTTAGATAATGACAGAAactgaaattgataaaaatgagTTTACAGGTCAAAAGTGGAGGacactaaatttgaaaaataagatTATAGTTTTTGCTAATTGTTACAACTTATAAGATAATTTTTGAATTCCAAACAATATTACAACAAAGAAATTCGGTTCTCTATGAAAATAAACACTGCATACTTATAAAGGTAATAGACCTACATGAAATTATCCATGCAATAGAACACATCCAAATTGTTTTAGGCTTTTCTTCACATACACTACTCTCTCCAATATTGTCTTCTTCAGTGAGCGATTTTCCTTTGTCAGAGATTTGTAATGAATGATTGTTGTGTCAGGAAACATTCAGATATATTTGGTGACTTACtatgattattttataataatttgtattACATTATACTTTATTTCGGTTTTATAACTTAGGTATACAGCCTTCAAGTGATATTGCTTCAGGCCAATCaccaaatttgtttttatttttatcattcacCATAATTTGTTCGAAATCAGATGGATGTTTTAGTTTTTTGCCTCCTACAAATACCCAGTTGTCTCTAAAGGCAAGTGTATTAGCTTTTTCGCTTCCGAGATCCTTAAATAATCCCCTTGCTTCATCGTCAAGCTTAAATGCTGCATCATCATATGTGGTGATAAGAACTAGTTCAtcttcttcaacctttttaacAAATTCCTTTACTTCAGTGCTATCTTTACCATATAAGTCAAATACTCCTTGCCTTATAGTCTCCCCATTTTTTCCGTTAACGACAGCAATATTCATTCCCCTGTCAACATTGTTCAAAGCATTTTTCATTACCCATTTTCCATTAAAACAAATTGAAGGGCCGATGACATTGGCAGCACCAGTAGCAATGCGAAAAGTGAACTCTGAATCTGAACATCCTGTTGTCATTTCACATTTAAATTGTGTTAATTCCTTAGGCACTTGAACTTTTTTTTCGGTATCATCCCATTGCTCTTCCGCTGCTTTTATAATTGCATTATCAATCAACAAATCTGGGTCTTCTACTTTCTTATCGGCAATTTGAACCTCCTTTTTAATTGGTTCTTCCTTTTTTTCTTCTACGTCTGAGGATTTTGTAAATCCCAGTAAATTTGCATACAGTTGTATCGTGTACCATGATAATCCCAAAACAAATATTATCAGTAAAACACGAATCACGCCTGCACCTCTTGCCATAGTTTAAAAATTAcgacaaaatctgaaaaattcaTCACAGAATAGCATGTTgaaatcatgaaaattgaaacaaaatgctTTCAGACAGTTTACTGGTTTAGAAGCATAAAACAAGTAAAGTCTGCTAGAAATATGGAAGTTGGAACTTAAAAGTcggtaccggtattttagaAATGACACTTTTAGACTTTGTTATGTTTAAATAACTTTATTGAAATGGCAATTTTGTCTATTTTAGCTTTCTTGGTACCATCCATCCTGCCATCAGCTTTCATATAGCCTAGATCTAGTGAAAAATGTTTCTTCATTCAGtcattgattttattgtttttcacccAAATGCTGATAGAATAGAATTGCCAACtgctaattttaaaaatgtcacTGACGCGCAAGCTGGATTGGTAATTCAGAATACTAAACTTTATACTTACTTATAATCTGATGATTCACTTGCTTGAATATCGAATCATATTTCTGtacgggtaccggtaccgtaccgtacggtATTCTATTTTTAATAGTAACCGTAGTAATATACAATATACGGTAATCTAGTAGgctaaatatttgtaattttaccactttatttcaaatttaaaaaatgttaaaggtATGATTACCAAAGTGCAATCAGATACCGTACTTACTGACTTACGAGAAATTGTTGGCCACGACACCACAGAGTTGAGCAAAATGGTACGACCTCACCTGTCAATCTTGAACGATATATTGCACTGGTTTATTTCCGCACTAATGatcaatcagcaataagtcaacaatgacgtaacaattaaaataaaaattagttaaATACGGTAcgttaattgtcattatgtctacCTGCAGTTGCAGTAATCCAAGTGCTTTAATCAGCAATCAGTACCTGCAGGCGACACGTAGTTGAATGTTTTTAATGACAATAATGGATTTGAACACGTTAACACTCTCAAAACAAGTATCAAAAATTTTGCCGAAAATTTCATGATATATCGACGCCTAGGTCCGGGTCGTGTCGGCCGTTAATTGGCCACGATTTGTTTATTCAGTTCCGATATTTAGTCACCCTACCCTCTTTTTCTCAAGATGTAACTCGTTCTCCAACCTTgatatacaaatcaaaatatagtGCAGTAGTTCCAAACTCTATATACAACTTCAACGAATACAAAGTTAtatgtagtatatatttacggttatatTCACAAAAAATCCTCTTGGACCGAGAAACGCTGGTCTTCATCATTTTctcgatttttcaaatttttaattctcTTGCTCGAAATGCAAATACAACACATCATCACACCACGTCCAGGTTTAATTTATCATAGGTATCCATAGCGCGAATCAGAAACTTATGTAACTGCCTAATAAATGTGACTGGACACAAAACGCAGATTGCGATTCCTTGAGGGTGTCTTATGTGCAATTTCCGGATGGGCCGTATTCTGAGGCTACCATTCTCTCCCAGGTTCAATTTTCTATTTGGGAGATcaacatgaaaaaataacaaCCGCTAAACGGTTTCCGCAAAGCCTCCTCGAGACTGCACTTACTCAAACCTCCTCGCACTAATAGGGTGATCTTGAAATTATTAAACAGTGGCTCTGAAATGTCACTTTATAAGTCGTGGCGTTTCAAACTGTCAAGAAACGCCTTTTCAGCTTAATTTATCTTTCTGTTGGGAAAAATCTACAATCCACGGCCGGTAAAAGGTTCAAAAAGTCACAATAATTGCATTCAATACCTTCGGCAGATTGTGTTTATttcgaaataaaaatgaactcagataaaagaaattgaaaaaggtGCAACAGAGGCTTGCGTTCACATGCAATCATAGTCACACACTcacaatatcaaaaatatttagtgCTGGCGAAGCTGATTTCGCCACGAAGAGGAAAAGAAACTAATTCAATTAACGATCTTCAAGACAGGCAAATCATAGCACAGACGAAAATATTGACTCTCCTGTAATTGTTGTGCAAGAGCCGAAGATGTAACACAGCTTATTAGTAGTAGACTATAATATCCCATGTCGATGTTACCAATAAAGTTTTGTTAAAGCTAACATTTCCCCACAAGATCGAAAAGTTTTTTCCTTGTCAAAAAGCAACGCATATAAGACAATATAACAACATTGCATGTATTTTTCAACTGGcaaacgaaattaaaaaaaaaaattggagaagTGAATAGTACAGGCAAAAGTTTACCCATGAGAGCAAAACAAAACAGTGGGAAATGCTTAATGAATTGAAATAGTTAAATTTACACCATGTTATAAGTACTACATACATAACTGAGCAGGTgccagaatatatatatattctatggATGTTGAGTGAATACGCGAGAAGTGGAATTTTGGCTTTCGTCAAACCAACACTGTCAAACACAATCTTTTCATGTTATATATAAAACCCATATTTGACGAAGTTTCACAGATATTTGAAGGAAATACAAATGTGAAATACTGAAATCAGCATATATTATGATCACTGCTAAGGCAGCTAAGGTTAAAGCCCAATACCCAAAGTGCAACAAAATCGGTAGAATTTTTGAAAACCATGAATATTACAGCCCTTTCAAAAACATAATAGCTTGTAAATTAGTTGTAAAGGCCTGGCTGATAGCGAAGATGTGGGGCATGTCATAAAAATATCCATGATATAGCAGTCACTGCGACCATTTTGAAAAACCAATTTTTAAAAGAATTGTTTCCAAGTATGCATTGAAACTCAGGAATGTAATATTAGAAATGTTCAAAAGGAGCAGCAACAGTAAAAAAGTTAAGGAATGTGACAATGTTAAGCCTAAACAAAGGACATTAGGCACTTATCAATTTTCTATAGCACACGGTCTGATTTTGCAGTAGCTAGGTTCAATAGTACACAGCAGCGTTACAAAGTATTTCAGGTTGCTTCTACCGGCTGAGCTTCTGGCATGAGTCATTCGTCTTTGCTATTTTGTGATCAAGTTCAAAACCTGTTCGAACACGTTTAAACCtgtttttcacaatttaccTATCAATCTCCACAATCAGAGGTATCTGATCACATAAACCACCTATCAATCTCCACAATCAGAGGTATCTGATCACATAAACCACCATCTGGGAGCATGATTTTCACATTCTACAGCTTTACAATTGGTATTGCAGTATATTTGTAGCAGTTACCGATACCAAGTATTGCCTGGAGCTAAAACAGATGAAACCATATCATCTGGTGAAAAATCGTCGTCATCTTCTATATCACTGTTGTCATCTTCAATGAATTCATCTTCCTGCATATCAAAAAtaagaatttcaaaaatagttGAGGTATAATACATTGACATTTTTCTTTAGGTTGATATGTTTATTCAAACTGAGTTGGTCTGCATTTTAAAGATCTCAGTTTCAAATCCCATACCAATGCCCTTATGTGCAGAGAGTGAATAAATTGGATGCCCAAACAGAAAGATCACAGTTCTCCTATAAACATATCAGTCATTACATGTAAGGGTGTACTTGTCCATACCCCCTCATAAAAAAGGATGAAATTGTCCAACACTATTAGAACCTTGGGTTTGCTGCTCAATAAGGTACTTTGATTGTCCACAGATTCCATTTCCCAGTAAAACTGTGATTATatacttattttgaaatttgtttataaTTGATTTTTACTGGTTAGAAACTTTAAATTTGAACAAACTATTACATGAAAGACTATATCTGAAAATGCTATGCGCAAACATCttacatcatcaaaattatttgcagaAAACACTGGTGTGGATGCAGTTCGTATTAGTGCATGATTTCCTAGTTGTTGAACAGGATTTAAAAGATGATCAGGATTCTGAAGATGTTTGGTTAATTGTTCAACACAGCTCGATGGAATCAACAAACCTGCGAAATAGAATGGAAAATAGCAGTAATCCAAATcactttttaatattattggtGTTTGAAGATAATAAGCAAGGCGGCAGGCAACTTAGCTGTAGGGTCAATTCTTTGAATTTGTTGTATGTGAAAGTATTGGAGTCGAGTGAAACTTTagtctttttaaatttttttatctcGTGCGTCAGGGGTAGGAATTCTATTTTAAGTTGAGATTCCAAATCAATTTAACAATGCAATTTAATGTCTTGTTAGACTCTGACAGAGTTGAAGTTAAAATTTCAGACCCGGATCCAaacttttcaaattcaatggcaTTATTGGTaatttcggtgctcccgaagtatgcgaaccaagatgccggacatcggaacgtaacatgggtaacaggttagggttaggcgataatttttttcccattctccttattttagtcctattatcagtttgaagactagccaagagcctcccgtagtatttatacctaaaattatggcctaaccctaacctagtacacatataacattccgatgtccgccatcttggttagcatacttcgggagccccgaaattTCTAACGGAGGCCATTTTCACATTTGACATGATATAGAATTCCACTGAAGCCTATGATACCTATCAAACTTTAGTATCAAGTTGATTTCAGCCCTACTACTTATTCacaatttatattgaaatatttttgaattgatATGCTAACAGTAATGGGATTCCAGGGTTCCCATTCTTGAAATATGAAATCAAGGGAATGCATCCTTGTTTTTTAGGGTCGTTAGACAACCGCAGCTTATGACTAGTGCTATACATTTGTAAAGTTTTGTATCAGATTTATGCAAAGCGTGTCATGTAAATTTACATACATTTACAGTTTACATACATTTTTTTATCATGCAATTTTATGTTATGCTCTTgtattgttatatatttataatttttttcttaaaagaGGGAACCTGTTGTTGGTAGTTCGATACAAAATAGAACCTgttcttaaaatttcaaatctcATCACTGTATTACTTTGAATGAAGTTGATTAcagataaatttcaaaaaataaaaataaattatgacaGATAAACGTAGTTTACTATCTGTATTTAAAATGATATATTGAAATTCTCCAGACTTACCAACTAACTTTCCATCTTCTGTTTTTAATCTGACAATTTGCATTTTATATAGTGTCGTCATCCCAGACGATAAAACTTTTTCTATCAATCTCCATATAGCAAGTACAGAACCAGACAAAACATGATAAGTACGTCGCCGCTTCCCAATACCACACGGAACTCTTTGAACTTGACGATGACAAACCCCTTGCCTGCGTACAGAGAAATATGTAATTGACACTTCAAATTGAACCAAATGATGGTAAATGGTATATCCATATTATTATCAGTGGTTGGATCCTAGACGGTGGGGGTCAAGTGCATGGGGAACAGTATTTGTGGCCACTAGAATACTTCAATCTTATGCCACAAATGCAATGTATTTGTTTCTATCATTAGTGCTTTGAATTAAAAAGGGGCATCAAAGGTTACACATCTCAGGTTAAAATCCCATGACCACCACCTCACCCGATTGTAATAAATCGGCCAAGCAATGTCAAACTATAAAGATTCTGGCCCTGGAAAAATAGTAGATCCCTATATCAGTGGTTGCTTATACTAGGCCATGTTTGG encodes:
- the LOC120345402 gene encoding protein FAM3C-like; protein product: MARGAGVIRVLLIIFVLGLSWYTIQLYANLLGFTKSSDVEEKKEEPIKKEVQIADKKVEDPDLLIDNAIIKAAEEQWDDTEKKVQVPKELTQFKCEMTTGCSDSEFTFRIATGAANVIGPSICFNGKWVMKNALNNVDRGMNIAVVNGKNGETIRQGVFDLYGKDSTEVKEFVKKVEEDELVLITTYDDAAFKLDDEARGLFKDLGSEKANTLAFRDNWVFVGGKKLKHPSDFEQIMVNDKNKNKFGDWPEAISLEGCIPKL